GTCAGTGCGGTGAAGCTGAAAATACGACCACCTTTAACGGTTTTAGATACGCGATTTACCGCGATCAGCTTTTCCTGCAGTTCGCCAGCTTGTTTTTCGATGTGAGCCATCTTACACCTCTACCTTAGAACTGAAGGCCAGCTTCACGGGCAGCATCTGCCAGTGCCTGGACTCGACCATGATATTGGAACCCGGAACGGTCAAAGGCCACACCTTTGATGCCTTTTTCCAGAGCGCGTTCAGCAACAGCTTTACCTACAGCTGCAGCAGCGTCTTTGTTACCGGTATACTTCAGTTGCTCAGCGATAGCTTTTTCTACAGTAGAAGCGGCTACCAGGACTTCAGAACCGTTCGGTGCGATAACCTGCGCATAAATATGGCGTGGGGTACGATGTACCACCAGACGTGTCGCACCCAACTCACGGAGTTTGCGACGTGCGCGGGTTGCACGACGGATACGAGCTGATTTCTTATCCATAGTGTTACCTTACTTCTTCTTAGCCTCTTTGGTACGCACGACTTCATCGGCGTAACGGACACCTTTACCTTTATAAGGCTCAGGACGACGGTAAGCGCGCAGGTCAGCCGCTACCTGACCGATCAGCTGTTTATCAGCACCTTTCAGTACGATTTCAGTCTGAGACGGACATTCAGCAGTAATGCCTGCAGGCAGTTCGTGATCGATCGGGTGAGAGAAGCCCAGGGCCAGATTCACCACATTACCTTTCACGGCTGCACGATAACCTACACCTACCAATTGCAGCTTTTTGGTGAAGCCTTCGGTAACACCGATAACCATACTGTTCAGCAGAGCGCGGGTAGTACCGGCCTGAGCCCAGCCATCGGCAAAACCTTCGCGTGGAGCGAAAGTCAGCACGTTATCAGCTTGTTTAACTTCGACAGCAGCATTGATCTCACGAACCAACTCGCCGTTTTTACCCTTGATCGAAACATCCTGACCGTTGAGTTTTACCTCTACGCCGGCAGGAATGACGACGGGTGCTTTTGCAACACGAGACATTCTTCCCTCCCGATTAAGCTACGTAGCAGATAATCTCGCCACCAAGACCAGCCTGGCGAGCTGCACGATCAGTCATCACACCTTTGGAGGTAGAAACAACCGCGATACCCAAACCGGCCATAACTTTCGGCAGCTCATCTTTACGTTTATAGATGCGCAGACCTGGACGGCTGATACGCTGAATGCTTTCTACAACAGCTTTACCCTGGAAATACTTAAGAGTCAGTTCCAGTTCCGGCTTGGTGTCGCCTTCAACTTTAAAATCTTCAATAAAACCTTCTTCCTTCAGCACGTTGGCAATTGCCACTTTCAGCTTGGAGGAAGGCATGGTGATCGCAACTTTGTTCGCGGCCTGACCGTTGCGTATACGGGTCAGCATGTCCGCGATCGGATCTTGCATGCTCATCTGTCTTTACTCCCGTGATTCAATTGGTGACAATTACCAGCTAGCCTTTTTCAGACCCGGAATTTCACCGCGCATAGCGGCTTCACGGACCTTGATACGGCTCAACCCGAACTTCCGCAGGAAAGCGTGCGGACGACCTGTCTGGCGGCAGCGGTTACGCTGACGGGACGGGCTGGAATCACGCGGCAGAGTCTGCAGCTTGAGAACAGCATCCCAACGATCTTCGTCGGATGAGTTCACATTGGAGATGATAGCTTTCAGTTCAACGCGCTTGGCGAAGAATTTATCAGCTAATTTCACGCGTTTAACTTCGCGTGCTTTCATGGATTGCTTAGCCATTAGTAACCCTACCTTACTTGCGGAACGGGAAGTTAAAGGCGGCCAACAGCGCGCGGCCTTCATCATCGGATTTCGCAGTGGTGGTAATGGTAATGTCCAAACCACGAACGCGATCGACCTTGTCATAGTCGATTTCCGGGAAGATGATCTGCTCACGCACACCCATGCTGTAGTTACCACGGCCATCGAATGACTTAGCGGACAGGCCACGGAAGTCACGGATACGCGGTACAGCAATGGAAATCAGACGCTCAAAGAACTCCCACATGCGTTCGCCACGCAGAGTTACTTTACAGCCGATCGGATAGCCCTGGCGGATTTTGAAGCCTGCAACAGATTTGCGTGCTTTGGTGATCAACGGTTTTTGACCGGAGATAGCCGCCAGATCAGCTGCGGCGTTATCCAGCAGCTTCTTGTCAGCAATCGCTTCACCAACACCCATGTTCAGGGTGATCTTCTCGACCCGAGGGACTTGCATGACAGAATTGTAGCTGAACTGAGTCATCAGTTTGCTAACCACTTCGTCTTTGTAGTAATCATGCAGTTTCGCCATCGTACTACTCCAAATTACTTGATAGTTTCGCTGTTAGACTTGAAGAAACGGACTTTTTTGCCGTCTTCGAATCTAAAGCCTACACGGTCTGCCTTGCCAGTTGCCGCATTGAAGAGTGCAACGTTGGACAGCTGGATTGCAGCTTCTTTTTCAACGATGCCACCCGGTTGGTTCAGGGCCGGAACCGGCTTCTGATGTTTTTTAACCAGGTTAATACCTTCAACAACGACCTTACCAGAAGTCAGGACGTTCTTAACTTTACCGCGCTTACCTTTATCTTTACCGGTCAACACGATAACTTCGTCATCACGACGGATTTTCGCTGCCATGGTTCGCTCCTTACAGTACTTCTGGTGCCAGAGAGATAATTTTCATGAACTTTTCAGTACGCAGTTCACGAGTTACCGGCCCAAAAATACGCGTACCGATGGGTTGCTCGCTGTTATTGTTCAGAATAACGCATGCATTACCATCGAAGCGAACGACAGAACCGTCAGGACGACGAACACCCTTCTTGGTGCGCACCACTACCGCTTTCAGCACATCGCCTTTCTTCACCTTACCGCGAGGAATTGCTTCCTTGATGGTAATTTTGATGATGTCGCCGACGCCTGCGTAGCGACGGTGCGAGCCACCTAGAACCTTGATACACATTACGCGACGTGCACCGGAGTTATCGGCCACATTCAGCATAGTCTGTTCTTGGATCATGTTAGTGCTCCGCTAATGTCAACTACTACTTTTCGAACCCTTGCGGGTCATTAATACCCCATAATCGAGGGCGCAGTATTATAACACCACTTCCCGACCATGGGTAGAAAAAATAAACGGCCCTTTACAGAGCCGTTTATTATCAAGAGAAGTGCAACACTGTATTACAGAATCGCTTTCTCTACAACGCGAACCAACGTCCAAGATTTAGTTTTGGACAGCGGGCGGCATTCGCGGATTTCAACCACGTCGCCGATTCCACATTCGTTGTTCTCGTCATGCACGTGCAGCTTGGTCGTGCGCTTGATGAATTTACCGTAGATCGGGTGTTTCACGAAACGCTCAATAGCAACAACAGCAGATTTCTGCATTTTGTCACTAACGACACGACCTTGCAGAGTACGGATTTTATCGGTCATTACGCACCCGCCTTCTCAGTCAGTAAAGTCTTAACGCGTGCGACATTACGACGCACTTGCTTCAACAGGTGAGTTTGTTGCAGCTGACCGCTGGCAGCCTGCATGCGCAGATTGAACTGTTCACGCAGCAGTCCGAGCAGCTCGGTATTCAGCTCTTCAACGCTCTTTTCACGCAGCTCTTTTGCTTTCATTACATCACCGTCTTAGTTACAAAGGTGGTTTTGATCGGCAGTTTCGCTGCTGCCAGTTCGAATGCCTCACGGGCTAACTCTTCCGGCACCCCGTCCATCTCGTACAGGACTTTACCTGGCTGAATCAAGGCAACCCAATACTCCACGTTACCTTTACCTTTACCCATACGCACTTCAAGCGGTTTCTCGGTGATCGGTTTGTCCGGGAATACACGGATCCAGATCTTACCTTGACGCTTAACAGCACGAGTCATAGCACGACGTGCAGCTTCGATTTGACGAGCAGTCAGGCGACCGCGGCCAACAGCTTTCAGACCGAAAGTGCCGAAGCTCACATCCGTACCAGCAGCCAGACCACGGTTGCGGCCTTTGTGCACTTTACGGAATTTTGTACGCTTTGGTTGTAACATTCAGCGACTCTCCTTACTTGCGGCCTTTACGCTGCTGCTTTTTCGGTTGAGCAGCCGGTTTTTCCGGTTGTTCAACGGCAGCCATACCACCCAGGATCTCACCTTTGAAGATCCACACTTTCACACCGATGACACCGTAAGTGGTGTGCGCTTCGGAGGTGTTGTAGTCAATGTCAGCACGCAGCGTGTGCAGCGGAACACGACCTTCGCGGTACCATTCGGTACGTGCGATTTCAGCGCCGCCCAGACGACCGCTGACTTCAACTTTAATACCTTTAGCGCCCAGACGCATGGCGTTCTGAACAGCACGCTTCATCGCGCGGCGGAACATCACGCGACGCTCCAGCTGAGAAGTGATGCTGTCGGCAACCAGTTTTGCGTCCAGTTCAGGCTTACGAACTTCAGCGATGTTGATCTGCGCCGGTACGCCAGCGATATCCGCTACGCCCTTACGCAGTTTTTCAACGTCTTCACCTTTCTTGCCGATAACGATGCCCGGGCGAGCAGTGTGAATGGTCACACGAATGCTTTTAGCCGGACGCTCGATAACGATGCGAGAAACGGAGGCCTTCTCCAGTTCCTTGTTCAGGTACTGGCGAACTTTAAAATCGCTGTCCAGGTTGTCAGCGAATTCTTTGGTATTTGCGTACCAGGTAGAGTTCCAAGTTTTGACAATACCCAGGCGAATACCATTAGGATGTACTTTCTGACCCATTGCTAGTCTCCAGAGTCTCAGCGATCGGACACAACCACAGTGATGTGGCTGGTACGCTTCAGGATGCGATCCGCACGACCTTTAGCACGCGGCATAATGCGTTTCATGCTCGGGCCTTCGTCTACGAAGATTTTCGCAACTTTCAGATCGTCAATGTCAGCGCCATCGTTGTGTTCTGCGTTAGCAATGGCAGACTCCAGTACTTTTTTGACCAGACCAGCAGCTTTCTTGTTGGTATAGGTCAGAATATCCAGAGCTTGCGACACTTTCTTACCGCGAATCAGGTCAGCCACCAGGCGAACCTTCTGAGCAGAAGAACGAGCATGGCGATGTTTAGCGATAGTTTCCATCTCTTCCTCCTACCTTATTTCTTCTTGGCTTTTTTATCAGCCGCGTGGCCGCGGTAAGTACGAGTCGGCGCGAATTCACCCAGCTTGTGTCCGACCATCTCGTCAGAGACGAATACCGGAACGTGCTGACGACCATTATGGACAGCGATGGTCAAACCGATCATGTTTGGAAAGATCGTTGAGCGACGGGACCAGGTGCGCAGGGGCTTCTTGTCACCGCTTTCCACCGCTTTCTCTACCTTCTTCAGCAAGTGCAGGTCGATAAATGGACCTTTCTTGAGAGAACGTGGCATGGTTTATCCTCTAAAATTATTTAGTACGGCGGCGTACGATGAATTTATCAGTACGCTTGTTGCTGCGGGTCTTCTTACCTTTGGTCTGAATGCCCCACGGAGTCACCGGGTGCTTACCAAAGTTACGACCTTCACCACCACCGTGCGGGTGGTCAACCGGGTTCATCGCCGTACCGCGAACGGTCGGACGAACACCACGCCAGCGTGCAGCCCCAGCTTTACCCAGAACGCGCAGCATGTGCTCGGCGTTGCCGACTTCGCCCAGCGTTGCGCGGCAGTCGGATTCGACTTTACGCATTTCGCCGGAACGCAGACGCAGGGTAACGTAAGCACCTTCACGGGCAACGATCTGAACGTAGGCACCGGCTGAGCGAGCCAACTGGCCGCCTTTACCCGGTTTCATTTCTACGTTGTGAACCGTTGAACCCACCGGGATGTTACGCATCGGCAGGGTGTTACCGGTTTTGATTACAGCATCAACACCAGACTGAATCTGGTCACCTGCTTTCAGGCCTTTCGGCGCCAGGATATAACGGCGTTCGCCGTCTTTGTACAGAACCAGCGCGATGTTCGCGGAACGGTTCGGATCGTACTCCAGACGCTCGACCACAGCCGGAATACCGTCTTTGTTGCGTTTGAAGTCAACAATACGGTACTGCTGTTTGTGACCACCACCGATGTGACGAGTGGTGATGCGGCCATTGTTGTTACGGCCACCGCTTTTGCTGTTTTTTTCCAGCAACGGGGCATACGGTTTGCCCTTGTGCAGCTCAGGGTTAACCACTTTAACGACGTGGCGACGACCCGGAGATGTCGGTTTACACTTAACAACTGCCATTGTTTTTACTCCTCCGACTTACTCTGCGCCGCCGATGAAGTCCAGATTCTGGCCTTCTTTCAGGGTGACGTAAGCTTTTTTCCAGTCGCTACGACGACCGATACGCTGTCCGTGACGTTTTACTTTCCCTTTAACAACCAGGGTGCGGACGTCATTGACTTCGACTTCAAACAGTTTCTGTACTGCAGCTTTGATTTCTGCTTTAGTCGCGTCTTTAGCAACTTTGAGCACGATGGTGTTGTTCTTTTCCATCGCAGTAGACGCTTTTTCAGAAACGTGCGGCGCGCGCAATACTTTCAGCAGACGTTCTTCACGAATCATGCCAGCATCTCCTCAACTTGCTTAACAGCATCAGCAGTCATAACCACTTTGTCGAAGGCGATCAGGCTTACCGGATCGATACCAGCCACGTCACGTACGTCAACCTTGAACAGGTTACGAGCGGCCAGGAACAGGTTCTCATCCAGTTCACCAGTGATGATCAGCACGTCATCCAGCGCCAGTTCTTTCAGTTTCTGTGCCAGCAGCTTGGTTTTCGGTGCTTCAACAGAGAACTTCTCGACAACGATCAGACGATCCTGACGTACCAGTTCGGACAGAATGCTTTTCAGCGCGCCGCGGTACATCTTTTTGTTTACTTTCTGGCTGTGATCCTGAGGCTTGGCTGCGAAAGTCACACCACCGGAACGCCAAATCGGGCTCTTGATAGAACCTGAACGCGCACGGCCGGTGCCTTTCTGACGCCACGGTTTTTTACCGGAACCAGTTACTTCAGCACGGGTCTTCTGAGCGCGAGTACCTTGACGGGCACCTGCTGCATAAGCAACAACAACCTGGTGAACCAGCGCTTCGTTGAAATCACGACCGAAGGTAGTTTCGGAAACAGTCAGCGCGCTTTGCGCGTCTTTCAATACTAATTCCATTGCTATCTCCTCACGCCTTCACAGCCGGTTTAACGATCAGGTCGCTACCGGTTGCACCCGGGACTGCACCTTTAACCAGCAGCAGGTTGCGCTCAGCGTCAACACGTACTACGTCCAGGCTCTGAACGGTTACGCGCTCATTACCCAGCTGGCCTGCCATTTTCTTGCCTTTAAACACTTTGCCCGGAGTCTGGTTCTGACCAATGGAACCCGGAACACGGTGAGACAAGGAGTTACCGTGGGTAGCGTCCTGAGTGCGGAAGTTCCAGCGCTTAACGGTACCGGCGAAGCCTTTACCTTTAGAAGTACCGGTAACGTCTACTTTCTTAACGTCAGCGAAAATTTCAACGCTAATATCCTGTCCTACAGCGAATTCTTCACCGTCAGCCAGACGGAATTCACGCAGAACGCGACCAGCTTCTACACCAGCCTTAGCGAAGTGACCTGCTTCCGGCTTGGTTACACGGTTAGCTTTTTTAGCGCCGGTAGTGACCTGGACAGCACTGTATCCGTCGTTCTCCAGGGTTTTCACCTGGGTCACGCGGTTTGCTTCAATTTCGATTACGGTTACGGGGATAGAAACGCCGTCTTCAGTGAAGATGCGGGTCATACCCACTTTTTTACCGACTAAACCAATCATTGTTTCAACCTCTCAATCGCTCAATGACCTGATTAACCCAGGCTGATCTGCACGTCTACACCGGCAGCCAGATCCAGACGCATCAGAGCATCAACGGTTTTCTCGGTTGGCTCAACGATGTCAACCAGACGCTTGTGAGTGCGAATTTCGTACTGATCGCGCGCGTCTTTGTTAACGTGCGGGGAGATCAGAACGGTAAAGCGCTCTTTGCGGGTCGGCAGCGGGATCGGACCACGGACCTGCGCACCAGTGCGCTTGGCAGTCTCGACGATTTCCGCAGTTGATTGATCGATCAGACGATGATCAAACGCTTTCAGGCGGATACGGATTCTTTGGTTCTGCATGAGACCAGAGCTCCAATTGTTTTATAAACGGAAATAATTACTCCTCACACCCATTACGATTGATGGGGGAGTGTAATCGTTCAGTACATAACCCCCATATCGGGAGTATTGTTCGGCGGGTATCGGGTACCTGCCTTCAGATTCATACGAATCGGGCTTACCATTTCAGGTAAGCCCGCGCATTATACGCAAATTTGCTCAGGAAGCAATCGAAAGTTAGAGTTGATGCTTTATTCATCAGCCACCGACTGGACAACAATCGTATCGCAGCGAATGTCGGGTGAAAAAATCACTCTTCTTTCAATTGCGTTTGCAGGTAGTTTTGGATACCCAGACGCGTAATCAGCTCTAATTCGGTTTCCAGCCAGTCAATGTGCTCTTCTTCATCAGCGAGCACGTCAACCATCAGATCGCGACTGACATAATCCCTCACCGAGTCGGCATAGGAGATCGCTTCACGCAAATCCTTCGCACCTTCGAGTTCCAACGCAAGATCAGAACGCAGCATCTCTTCTACGTCTTCACCGATATTGAGTTTGCCAAGATCCTGCAGATTAGGGACACCTTCCAGAAAAAGGATACGTTCGATATAACGATCCGCGTGTTTCATTTCGTCAATTGACTCATGATACTCATGATCGTTAAGACGTTTGAGTCCCCAGTTTTTGAACATGCGGGCATGAAGGAAATACTGGTTGATTGCAACCAGTTCGTTACCCAACAGTTTGTTCAGATGTGTAATGACATTCTTATCGCCTTTCATGACTCTACTCCTCCGCTCCAGTACTAAAAAGTGTAGAAGCGGTCAACACAGAGTCAAAAGAATGCCCTTATCACTTATGCGACTTTATACAATTCCGCATTTTTTGCTGTTTCTTCTTCCAGGATCAGCCTGGCCTGACGGATGCATTTACCACATTCCGTCCCAACCGGCACAAATTGCTTTAATTGTTTCAGCGACTGAGGCTGGTGCTGACGAACGACCTGTCGAATAACTTTATCGGAAACGGCATTGCACAGACAGACATACATATGCGGATAACTCATTTTTTAACCAATTAAACGCATTGTAAATAAGAATGGTTTTTATTTCAATTCTTCTCTGGGGGAATAAAAAAAGGGCACCGAAGTACCCTTTTTCTTTACTTTAGCTATCGGCAATTAAGCGATAACTTTGGCAACCACGCCGGCGCCTACAGTACGGCCGCCTTCACGGATAGCGAAACGCAGACCGTCGTCCATCGCGATCGGCGCGATCAGGTTTACGACCATCTTGATGTTGTCGCCCGGCATGACCATTTCTACGCCTTCCGGCAGTTCGATGGTGCCTGTCACGTCAGTAGTACGGAAGTAGAACTGCGGACGGTAGCCTTTGAAGAACGGAGTATGACGGCCGCCTTCGTCTTTGCTCAGAATATACACTTCAGATTCGAACTGAGTGTGCGGCTTGATGGAGCCCGGCTTGGCCAGAACCTGACCACGCTCAACTTCATCACGCTTGGTACCACGCAGCAGAACGCCGACGTTCTCGCCCGCACGGCCTTCGTCCAGCAGTTTGCGGAACATTTCAACACCAGTACAGGTGGTTTTCGTGGTGTCTTTGATACCCACGATTTCTACTTCTTCACCCACTTTGACGATGCCGCGCTCTACACGACCGGTTACTACAGTACCACGGCCGGAGATGGAGAATACGTCTTCGATCGGCAGCAGGAACGGCTTGTCAATCGCACGCTCCGGTTCCGGAATGTAGCTGTCCAGCGCTTCGGCCANNNNNNNNNNNNNNNNNNNNNNNNNNNNNNNNNNNNNNNNNNNNNNNNNNNNNNNNNNNNNNNNNNNNNNNNNNNNNNNNNNNNNNNNNNNNNNNNNNNNGGCGTGTCGTCGCCCGGGAAGTCGTACTGAGACAGCAGCTCGCGCACTTCCATCTCAACCAGTTCCAGCAGCTCTTCGTCATCAACCATGTCGCATTTGTTCAGGAACACGATGATGTACGGAACGCCTACCTGACGACCCAGCAGGATGTGCTCACGAGTCTGCGGCATCGGGCCGTCAGTCGCAGCAACTACCAGGATCGCGCCGTCCATCTGGGCAGCACCGGTGATCATGTTTTTCACGTAGTCGGCGTGTCCCGGGCAGTCAACGTGCGCGTAGTGACGAGTCGGGGTATCGTATTCAACGTGAGAAGTGTTGATGGTGATACCACGCGCTTTTTCTTCCGGCGCGTTGTCGATCTGGTCGAATGCACGAGCCTGGCCACCGTAGGTTTTCGCCAGAACGGTAGTGATGGCAGCGGTCAGAGTGGTTTTACCATGGTCAACGTGGCCGATAGTACCGACGTTGACGTGCGGTTTTGTACGTTCAAATTTTTCTTTAGACACGGCTATATTCCTTACTCAAATGCTCTCCCCTGACGGAGAGAGCACGGGATCAATGTGTTGTTAAACCCGAATTACTTACCACGGGCTTCAATAACGGCCTGGGCAACGTTGTTCGGCGCATCATCGTACTTCAGGAACTCCATGGAGTAAGAAGCACGACCTTTGGTCAAAGAGCGCAGCTGAGTTGCGTATCCGAACATTTCAGACAGCGGAACTTCAGCGTGAATCACAACGCCAGTAACGTTGGATTCTTGACCACGCAGCATACCACGACGACGGCTCAGGTCACCGATGACGTCACCAGTGTTCTCTTCCGGCGTTTCTACTTCAACCTTCATGATCGGCTCAAGCAGAACGGGTTTCGCTTTACTGAACGCAGCTTTAAAGGCAATAGAAGCGGCCAGTTTAAACGCCAGTTCAGAGGAGTCAACGTCGTGGTAAGAACCGAAGTGCAGACGCACGCCGAGATCGACTACCGGGAAGCCAGCCAGCGGACCGGCTTTCAGCTGCTCCTGGATGCCTTTATCAACGGCCGGGATGTATTCGCCAGGAATCACACCACCTTTGATATCGTTGATGAACTCGTAGCCTTTCGGATTTGAGCCCGGCTCCAGCGGGTACATGTCGATAACAACATGACCGTACTGACCACGACCACCAGACTGCTTGGCGTGTTTACCTTCAACATCGGTAACTTTAGCGCGAATCGCTTCACGGTAAGCAACCTGCGGTTTACCGACATTCGCCTCCACGTTGAATTCACGCTTCATACGGTCAACGATGATGTCGAGGTGAAGTTCACCCATACCCGCGATGATGGTCTGGTTGGATTCTTCGTCAGTCCATACACGGAAAGACGGGTCTTCCTTCGCCAGACGACCCAGAGCCAGACCCATTTTTTCCTGGTCGGCTTTGGTTTTCGGTTCTACAGCGATGGAGATAACCGGTTCCGGGAATTCCATACGCTCCAGAATGATCGGGTTTTCCGGGTCACACAGGGTGTCACCGGTGATCACGTCTTTCAGGCCGATCGCGGCTGCGATGTCGCCTGCGCGAACTTCTTTGATCTCTTCACGTTTGTTGGCGTGCATCTGAACGATACGGCCAAAACGCTCACGCTCGGATTTCACTGAGTTCAGTACGGTGTCGCCGGAGTTAACTACGCCGGAGTACACGCGGAAGAACGTCAGGTTACCCACAAACGGGTCGGTTGCGATTTTGAACGCCAGTGCAGAGAACGGCTCGTCATCGCTGGCGTGACGCTCAGCCGGCGTATCTTTACCGTCGTCCAGAATACCGTTGATTGCCGGTACGTCAGTCGGTGCCGGCAGGTAATCGACAACGGCATCCAGCATTGCCTGCACGCCCTTGTTCTTGAACGCGGAACCACAGGTAACCAGAATGATCTCGTTGTTCAGAACGCGCTGACGCAGAGCTTTTTTGATCTCTTCTTCAGTCAGCTCTTCA
The DNA window shown above is from Dickeya dadantii NCPPB 898 and carries:
- the bfd gene encoding bacterioferritin-associated ferredoxin, whose product is MYVCLCNAVSDKVIRQVVRQHQPQSLKQLKQFVPVGTECGKCIRQARLILEEETAKNAELYKVA
- a CDS encoding EF-Tu/IF-2/RF-3 family GTPase yields the protein AEALDSYIPEPERAIDKPFLLPIEDVFSISGRGTVVTGRVERGIVKVGEEVEIVGIKDTTKTTCTGVEMFRKLLDEGRAGENVGVLLRGTKRDEVERGQVLAKPGSIKPHTQFESEVYILSKDEGGRHTPFFKGYRPQFYFRTTDVTGTIELPEGVEMVMPGDNIKMVVNLIAPIAMDDGLRFAIREGGRTVGAGVVAKVIA
- the fusA gene encoding elongation factor G — its product is MARTTPIARYRNIGISAHIDAGKTTTTERILFYTGVNHKIGEVHDGAATMDWMEQEQERGITITSAATTAFWSGMAKQYEPHRINIIDTPGHVDFTIEVERSMRVLDGAVMVYCAVGGVQPQSETVWRQANKYKVPRIAFVNKMDRMGANFLKVVDQIKVRLGANPVPLQLAIGAEENFTGVVDLVKMKAINWNDSDQGVTFTYEDIPADMQDLADEWHQNLIESAAEASEELMEKYLGGEELTEEEIKKALRQRVLNNEIILVTCGSAFKNKGVQAMLDAVVDYLPAPTDVPAINGILDDGKDTPAERHASDDEPFSALAFKIATDPFVGNLTFFRVYSGVVNSGDTVLNSVKSERERFGRIVQMHANKREEIKEVRAGDIAAAIGLKDVITGDTLCDPENPIILERMEFPEPVISIAVEPKTKADQEKMGLALGRLAKEDPSFRVWTDEESNQTIIAGMGELHLDIIVDRMKREFNVEANVGKPQVAYREAIRAKVTDVEGKHAKQSGGRGQYGHVVIDMYPLEPGSNPKGYEFINDIKGGVIPGEYIPAVDKGIQEQLKAGPLAGFPVVDLGVRLHFGSYHDVDSSELAFKLAASIAFKAAFSKAKPVLLEPIMKVEVETPEENTGDVIGDLSRRRGMLRGQESNVTGVVIHAEVPLSEMFGYATQLRSLTKGRASYSMEFLKYDDAPNNVAQAVIEARGK